GGAAACAATGGGCTTGCGATACAGCAGGTTTAACGCCTGCCGCGCTGTAGGAGCGCGCTTCCCCATTGAGAGCAATGAGTGTTCGACCTCGGTACGAAGTGCTAAAATCTGCCGAAAAACATCCCGTCCCTTCGTTGCTGTTTGAGCTACGCCATTGAGAAAAAACCGTACCCAGTGAATGAGGTCATTGCTGACTCTGACCTTCATGAGCGCATCATAATAGCTGGATCGATTTCGCTCGAAAAAATCTGAAAGGTACAGCGATGGCTTTGCAAGCAGACCCTGGCTGACCAGACAGAGAGGAATGAGCAGGCGTCCGATGCGGCCATTGCCGTCCAGAAAAGGATGAATCGTCTCAAACTGGTAATGGCTGATCGCAATCCGCACCAAGTGAGGCACGACGATTTGAGTATTATGCCAGAACTTTTCCAGATCACTCATCAACTCAGCCACGCCTTCCGGGTGAGGAGGTATAAAGGTCGCATCGCTCAGGCTGGAACCGCCGATCCTGTTCTGGATGATTCTGAATTCACCCGGCTGCTTGCGTTCCCCGCGAACGCCATCCATCAAAATCGAATGGGTTTGCTTGAGCAAGCGATTGGACAGCGGCAGGGTAGTCAGGGATTCAATGGCGGTGTTGACCGCCTCGATGTAATTCCGGACTTCACGCCAGTCATCCCTTTTTTCCGGAAGAATCTGCTCTTCAGGCAACAACGCCTCGTCGATACCGGTTCGGGTTCCCTCGATCTTGCTTGAAGTCTGTGCTTCCTTGACAACATGCATCTCGATAAAAAGGTCGATATCCGGGACAATCAGAGAAAATGCATTCAACTCGCCAAGAGCACGGGTCGCCTGCTCAAGCAGCGCGTTAATCGTCGGGTCTTCCCAGCTCCATTCATGATTGACAGGTACTGGCTCAAAGCTTTTATACTGATAGCGGGTCTCCCATCGACCGGCTATGAAAGATTCAAATTTCATAAAACGCCTCCCGATTTCAATTTACCGTTCATGCCTGCCACCTCACGCCCGGTACGCCTCGATCCGGTCAACCTCCAGCCGGAAAACCCCCTCCTGTTTATTCGAAATGAGCAGCCCGATCTGTGCAATGTTGGCGCTGTCGAGCGGCGGAACATCGACGAGCGTTCTGCCGCGGAATGTGGGAACGAAAGCTGAAAATGGCAACTCGATCTCCATCCACTCGTCAGGAACGGTGTCGAAGTCGAATTTATAGACGACCCCGTCGAATCGGTCGTCGTTTCTCGCCCTGAAGCTGTACCGCTTGCCGTCGCCCTTCACCCTGATCCGGAATCCGGCAAATCCGTCGTAATTCCGATGCTCAAGCACCGTGCGCACCGAAGCGAAACCGCCGGAGTTTTCCAGCGACAGGTTGCCGCTGAAGGTCGCGCCTCCGTCGGGATTCAGCCGCATCGCGCTATCCGACACGCCGCCCATCACGACGTCATCGACGTTGGCCCAGCTCAGGCAGGTAGTTTTGAAATCACAAACGAGCATGGTGGTAAGGGTGTAAATGTTGTCAAATTGCCTTAAGGGTTCAGTCATAGTAAACGCTCACTTTAGTATAGCAGCCCCAAGCCTCCATACTGAAGGTAGCCTTTAATATGGAGCACGTTACTTCCCGTCGCGTTGACCGCTATCCCTCTCTTGCAGAAGCTTCAGCAGCTCATCGATTTTCTCTGTTTGCTCCTTGATTGCGTTGGCTATTTTCTCCTCGCCACTCTGCCGTTTCGCCTCTTCAACGACATCGAAGACAATGGGCCGAAGAAAACCGAGCGACAGTCCAAAGAGCCATAAACACGCAACCACGAGCACCGGGATGAATGCATACAGCGAATAGAGGAGGATTGGTGTTTGTTCAAAATTTTTCCAAGCGCCCGACAAAAAGAGTACAACAAGGAAGATGAATGGATGAAAGCTGAGGATGATGCGGAGAATAATCGAGATGATTTTTGGCGCTATTCTCTTTTCATACTTTGAGAGAACCCAGGGAAACTGCCCGACCTTCATCGCAGAGTCCCGGCTGGTCAAATATTTTGTGCCATAAAGAGCTGCACCAAAAAAAATGGTGACAAACAGCATGAGTGTCGCCGAGATGATGACTGAAAGACCGGCGAAGGTGACAGCATCGATGGGGTCCTTGATGATATTGAAAGGAACAGTGATTTTCTCTTGATGGAGCACAAAAGACAATAGCGTGACCCCTGCGAAAAGAAGCGAGATTGAGTGCAGCCGCCGTGCATGTTTGAGATTATCGAGAACCGCCTCAACGCTGGCCCCCTGCATCGAGTCCCCTTCGGGAGTCATATTCATCAAGGCTGCCGTTTTCGTCCCCTGAGAGTAAATGCCGTTAACGCCTCGGGTAATGCCTTTTGCTCTACGCAACTTTGTTTTTGAATCAATGACAGCGCCGGTCAGTGTGGTATATAATAGACCAGCTCCCTTGAGATCAGCACCCTTGAGATTAGTACCCTTGAGATCAGCACCCTTGAGATCAGCACCCCTGAGATCACCAAATGCAAGCTTGACTATACCAGCCCAATTTGTGGCAGTAGTCAAGCTAATCCACCAAAGTTCAGCACCCTGGAGATTAGCATTTGTGAGATCAGCTTCTAGAAGAATAGCACTCACGAGATTAGCACCCAGGTCAGCACCCTTGAGATTGGCACCCTTGAGGTCAGCACCCTTGAGATCAGCACCCTTGAGGTCAGCACCCTTGAGATCAGCACCCTTGAGATCAGCATTTGTGAGATCAATTTCTACGCTCGAGTTTTCCTCTCGCCACCGATTCCACCCGTCAACCCCTTTCTTCAAAATCTTCAGTTGCTCTTTATTCGCCATAGCCCATCTTTCTCCTAAAATTGGTTATCAAACGCATTCTCACTTCCCGATGCAGAATCGATCGAAAATCGTGTTCAGCACCTCCTCATTCACCACCTTGCCGGTGATTTCGCCGACGTAGTCGAGGGCGCTGCGGAGTTCGAAGGCGATGAGTTCGGTTTCCGACTCGTGGGCGATGAGTTCGAGGGCGTTTTGCAGGGCGTCCGAGGCGTTGCGCAATGCTTCGTAGTGGCGCAGGCTGGTGACGAGTACGCTCGCTTCGTGCAGTTTGTCGAGGTTTTTGACGAGATCGCCCATGTGCTGCTTGAGCGTGTCGATGCCGTCGCCCTTCAGCGCCGAGATGCCGATGACTTCGGTGCCGGTGCCCTCCGCGATGGCGCGGATAAGCGCGTCGGCGTTGTCGGCACGGTCGAGCTTGTTGGCGATGGCGAGGAACTTCGCGTCGGGATGGGCCGCCTTCAGCTCGCGAATTTCGCGGATTTCGTCGTCGAGCCGCTCCGCGCCGAGGTCGAGCATATAGAGAATGAGGTCGGCTTCGGCCATCTTCATGCGGCTGCGGCGGATGCCTTCGTGCTCGATCTCCTCGCCCGCTTCACGCAGGCCGGCAGTGTCGGTGAGGCGGAACATCGTCTTGTCGTGGATGAAGCACTCCTCAATGTAGTCGCGCGTCGTGCCGGGCATGTGGCTGACGATGGCGCGCTCCTGACCGAGTAACATGTTGAGCAGCGTGGACTTACCGGCGTTCGGCTTACCGGCGATGACCGTCGAGACCCCTTCGCTGACGAGCCGCCCGTGCTGGTAGGAGTCGATGAGCCGGTTGACTTCACCCCGCAGCGTTTCGACTTGCGCGGTCAGTTCGGCGCGGCTCTGGAACTCGACCTCCTCCTCGCCGAAGTCGAGTTCGAGTTCGATGAGAGCGCAGGAGCGGATGAGCTGCTCGCGCAACTCGCCGAGCCGCTTCGACAGGTCGCCCTTCATCTGGCTCACCGCCGTGCGGTAGGCCGATTCAGTGCGGGCGTGGATCATCTCGCCGATCGCCTCGGCCTGCAACAGGTCGATGCGCCCGTTGAGGAAGGCGCGGCGGGTGAACTCGCCCGGCTCGGCGAGGCGGCAGCCGTGGTCGAGCATGAGCCGCAGCACACGCCCCACCACCACCGGCCCGCCGTGGCAGGTGAACTCCACCATCTCCTCGGCGGTGAAGGAGCGCGGCGAGCGAAAAACGAGCGCGATCACCTCATCGACCATCTCCTCGCCGTCGTGGAGTCGCCCGAAGTGCGCCGTGTAACCGGCGGCGGCGGCGAGCTTGTCGCTGCCGTGCGCCTTGCGGAAGACGCGGTCGGCGATGTCGAGCACCCCCGCGCCGCTGATGCGCACGATGGCGAGCGCCCCGACGCCAACCGGCGTGGCGATGGCGGCGATGGGGTGGCCGGGAACGGGCAAGTGAAGATCGGAGGATGACATAAGTCGATACGAGGTTATAAGTTACAAAGGCCGGACAGTCATTTCATCGGGAAGCATTCCGTCGGGGAGCTGGACAAGTAAAACGATCAGCCGGGCAAGATCGCCTGGCTGCATTAACTTTTTCGGCTCGACACCGGCATGGTCGAAAAATTCGGTCATGACCGAGCCGGGGTTGAGGCACGCCACGCGGATGCCGAAGCCGCGCAGCTCCTCCATGAGCGATTCGGAGAAGCCGTTGACCGCGAACTTCGAGGCGCAGTAGGCGGTGCCGCCCTTGATGCCGCGCTTGCCCGCCACCGAGCCGACGTTGACGATCATGCCGCGCCCGGCCTTTTTCATCGCGGGCGCGACCTTGCGCGAGCAGAGGAACATGGCCGTCAGATTGGTGTCGATCAGCCGCCGCCACTCCGCCGGATCGATCAGCTCGATGTCGCGGAAAAAGCCGAACCCGGCGTTGTTCACCAGCAGATCGACGCGCCCGCGCTCCGCGAAAACGGCGTCGAACGCCCGGTCGATTTCGGCTTCGCGCGTCACGTCGGTCTTGAACCAGCGGAACCGCTCGTGCGCGACGGGCGTCTCCCGGCGGCTGAGGCCGAACACCACAGCTCCGGCGTCAAGCAGCGCGCGGCAGACGGCAAGTCCGATGCCGGAACTCGATCCGGTCACGACGGCGGTTTTCTCTGCGAGGTTCATGTTTCGTTTGTTATGGTGTCAAGAATCCTAAACCCCCGTCATTGCGAGGAGCGTAGCGACGCGGCAATCCATGCGGAGTCAGCAAAGGCGCACAAGATGGATCGCCACGCCCCGACAGGTCGGGACTCGCGATGACGAGTCTCCGTTATCATCTTTTAATACTGATAGCTTGATTCGTCCTCATTTCAATAGTAAGAATTCTGCACACGAAAGAGTAACTTTGGGCACATCGCAACAAGCCCCTGACATCATGACGCACGAAGAACAGCAATCCATCGAAGCCCTCAAAGAGTCCGTCCTCAATCACAACGCCGTCACGCCTGCCGAGCACTTCGAGCGGGTGGTAAATCTGGTGCAGGTATTGCGGTCGGAGTGCCCGTGGGATCGCAAGCAAACGCCAGAGTCGCTCGCCCACCTGCTGCTCGAAGAGAGCTACGAGCTAATACACGCCATCGACGCAGGCGACGATCCAGAGCTGAAAAAAGAGCTGGGCGACCTGTTCCTGCACGTCTGCTTCCAAGTATTGCTGGCCGACGAGGCCGGGAAGTTCTCGTTTATCGATGTGTTCGAGGCGCTCTGCCACAAGCTCATCAGCCGCCATCCGCATGTTTTCGGCAGCGTGAAGGCCGACACCGAAGAGGAGGTGCTGGGCAACTGGGAGAATCTCAAGATGAAGGAGGGGCGCAAAAGCCTGCTCGACGGCGTGCCGAAGGCGATGTCGGAGCTGCTGCGGGCCTACCGGGTGCAGAAGAAGGTGGCGGGCGTGGGCTTCGACTGGCCGAGCGACGAGGGGGTGCTCGACAAGCTCACGGAGGAGATCGGCGAGCTGCGCAACGCGGCGAGCAAACAGGAGCGCGAAGAGGAGTTCGGCGACCTGCTCTTCACCATCGTCAACTACAGCCGCTTCATCGACACGAACCCCGAAGACGCCCTGCGCAAGGCGACCAACAAGTTCATGGATCGCTTCCGCAAGGTCGAGGAGTCGGTGCTGTCGTCAGGCCGGAGCTGGCCGGAGTTCTCCGCCGACGAGCTGGACGAGCTGTGGAACGAGGCGAAGAAGGGAGGCTGAGCCAATCAGGCTTCCATCCGATGCGTCAAACAACAATGATGAGGCGGTCTCAAAAGCAATCCACAACAGTAAAGCAAGTCTGCATTTGATTGTCATTCTGAACGAAGTGAAGAATCCAGTTTCTTTGAAGCCACCAGATAACAGAATAATGTAAAAAGCGTTACAAACTTTTCTGGATTCTTCGCCCGACTGCGTCGGACTCAGAATGACACCAGAAGCAAACGGAACGCGTTCAACTCAGACGAACTCCATCTCCGCCAGAAACCTCCCCGCCGCCTCGAAATACTCGCCGGTCGGCCCGTGTCCCCCCCGAAAAAGCGTCATCGCCGGATCGAGGCCAGCCTGTCGCAACCGGATAATGTCGGCCTCAAAGCGCTTCTGCGAATAAAGACGGTCGCGCTCGCCCCGGCCAATGTGCACGGCTCGCATCCGGGCGAGATCGCCGAGTTCCGGCGGGATGTCGCCGCCGAGCAGCATCACGGCTGACACAGCGTGACGACCGAGCAGCGCCGCGCGGCTTGCCATGCCCGCGCCTTGCGAATAGCCGTGCATGACGAGGCGGCCATCGACCGGCAGCTCCGCCGTGACCTTGGCGATGACGGCATCGACGTAACGCACGTTTTCGGCAATGCGCAACTCGCGGTCGCGCCGCGTCATCCAGCTCGCGCCGGGCTGGCCTTTGGCGTTGATGAAGGGGTGAAGCGCTTCGATGGAGAGTCGAATCCATTTGCCCGATCCGGGAATATTCCGCAGCAGCTCCAGCTCGTCTTCGGCGGTCTGGCCGTAGCCATGGAATCCGGCGAGCAGCGGTAACGGGCCAACACCATCTGGCGATTCGACGAGGTAGCGCCCAGTGACCGTGGTTTCGAGGTGGTGTTCCTGCATGGAGGTTTTCTTGAGAAAGGATGTTCGCACGCCCAGCCTCTCCTCTTGTGGCGAAGAGGCTGGCGGCGAATACGAAGGTCAGGCCCGGATGAGGCGCAGGATGCCGTTCATCGGAATCGGCAGCCAATCGGGGCGATTGTTCAGCTCGTAATTGAACTCGTAGATCGCCTTGTTCATCAGGTAACTGCGCTGGAGCAGCTCGCGCTGGCGAGGTTCGGCAGGAATCAGCCCCGCGCCTTCGGTGTGCTGCGTGTAAACGTCGATGAAGTGTTGGCCAACGTAATAGCTCCAGAGTTCGGCCCAAGGTTCGAGCGCCTTGCGATCTTCGGGCCGGATGGACTGGTTCTGCATCAGCACGTTGGAGGCGGCGTAGTCGAAGGAGCGCAGCATTCCGGCAAGGTCACGGTAGACCGAACGCTTGATCTTGCGCTCCGAAAGCGAGCGGGCGGGCTCACCCTCGAAATCGAGGATCACGAAGTCGTTGCCGGTGTAGAGCACCTGGCCGAGATGGTAGTCGCCGTGAATCCTGATCTTGACCGTGTCAATCTTCTCCTGACGAATGGGTTCAAACTGTTCGAGAATCTCCTGTTCCCTGTCGAGCAGCTCCTCGGCGAGCGGACGAATCTCCTTCGGCACAACCTTCATCGATTCGCGCAGGAAGATCATGCTGCGTTTGACCTGATCGGTCATCGCCTGGAAGATCGAGCGCTGGTAGAGCGTCGTGAAGGGCTCGGGCGCAAATGCCGGATCGGTATCGACCGAGGCCAGCGCGATGTGCATGCCTGCCGTACGTTCGGCGAGCTTGCCGACCATGTGGAGATAAAACTCGCCAACCAGCTCGTGCATGATCTCCGGCATCTGGTGAGCCATCTCCAGGCGTGATGGCAGAGCGGGCGGCAGGTTCCCCTGTGCGCGGTGCGAGAGAACGTTTTCGAAATAGCGCTGCACATGGTCGAGGCTCAGTTGCCAGCCGTCGGATTCATTCGGCACGAAATTCTGCAGAATGCCAAGCGAGCAGCGCTCCCGGTGGCTCTTGCCGTAGTCGAACGAGCCGAGATAGACCGGAATGTTGCGGTACGCCGTCTGATCGGTCAGCACGCGGGAGATTTCGATCTCTGGTGCCGTGCCGTTGTCGATCTTCCGGTAGAGCTTCAGGCAAAGCTGCTCGCCGTACCGGATAGAGGTGTTGCTCTGCTCCAGCCCCATCAGGTGCGACGTGGGCAGCTCAGCTCCGGCCTTCAGCGCGGAACAGGCTTCGAGCATCTTGCCGGAATCAGCGGTGATCTTTCCGGCGGCTCCCGCCCAACTCTCCGGATGGAGGATCAGTTCGAGCACACGTGCGCGGAATGCCGCGTCGATCGAGGCATCGACCAGATAGCCCTCCACGCCGTCAAGCTCGATACGGGCGATGGCGTGGCGCTGGAACGACTCGTCAGCAAAAGCCGCCTTGTCCGCCGGAACGAAGCTCAGCGGAAGCTGGTAGCGCTCGTTCTCGCCGCTCGGGTAGTACACCTCGGTGATGGCGAACGCGGTGTTGCTCATCCCCGCGACCGGCACCGTATCGTTCACGCGAATGCGGATGATGTTCCGGGCCTTGCCTCCGAACCAGCGGGCGCACTTGTAATATGGCGGCAGCAGCGCGGTTTCGAGTCGGTCGAGGCTGCGGCCGGCGAAAAGCTCCGGC
This genomic window from Chlorobaculum limnaeum contains:
- a CDS encoding SDR family oxidoreductase yields the protein MNLAEKTAVVTGSSSGIGLAVCRALLDAGAVVFGLSRRETPVAHERFRWFKTDVTREAEIDRAFDAVFAERGRVDLLVNNAGFGFFRDIELIDPAEWRRLIDTNLTAMFLCSRKVAPAMKKAGRGMIVNVGSVAGKRGIKGGTAYCASKFAVNGFSESLMEELRGFGIRVACLNPGSVMTEFFDHAGVEPKKLMQPGDLARLIVLLVQLPDGMLPDEMTVRPL
- a CDS encoding pentapeptide repeat-containing protein — encoded protein: MANKEQLKILKKGVDGWNRWREENSSVEIDLTNADLKGADLKGADLKGADLKGADLKGANLKGADLGANLVSAILLEADLTNANLQGAELWWISLTTATNWAGIVKLAFGDLRGADLKGADLKGTNLKGADLKGAGLLYTTLTGAVIDSKTKLRRAKGITRGVNGIYSQGTKTAALMNMTPEGDSMQGASVEAVLDNLKHARRLHSISLLFAGVTLLSFVLHQEKITVPFNIIKDPIDAVTFAGLSVIISATLMLFVTIFFGAALYGTKYLTSRDSAMKVGQFPWVLSKYEKRIAPKIISIILRIILSFHPFIFLVVLFLSGAWKNFEQTPILLYSLYAFIPVLVVACLWLFGLSLGFLRPIVFDVVEEAKRQSGEEKIANAIKEQTEKIDELLKLLQERDSGQRDGK
- the mnmE gene encoding tRNA uridine-5-carboxymethylaminomethyl(34) synthesis GTPase MnmE, whose product is MSSSDLHLPVPGHPIAAIATPVGVGALAIVRISGAGVLDIADRVFRKAHGSDKLAAAAGYTAHFGRLHDGEEMVDEVIALVFRSPRSFTAEEMVEFTCHGGPVVVGRVLRLMLDHGCRLAEPGEFTRRAFLNGRIDLLQAEAIGEMIHARTESAYRTAVSQMKGDLSKRLGELREQLIRSCALIELELDFGEEEVEFQSRAELTAQVETLRGEVNRLIDSYQHGRLVSEGVSTVIAGKPNAGKSTLLNMLLGQERAIVSHMPGTTRDYIEECFIHDKTMFRLTDTAGLREAGEEIEHEGIRRSRMKMAEADLILYMLDLGAERLDDEIREIRELKAAHPDAKFLAIANKLDRADNADALIRAIAEGTGTEVIGISALKGDGIDTLKQHMGDLVKNLDKLHEASVLVTSLRHYEALRNASDALQNALELIAHESETELIAFELRSALDYVGEITGKVVNEEVLNTIFDRFCIGK
- a CDS encoding phospholipase; the encoded protein is MRTSFLKKTSMQEHHLETTVTGRYLVESPDGVGPLPLLAGFHGYGQTAEDELELLRNIPGSGKWIRLSIEALHPFINAKGQPGASWMTRRDRELRIAENVRYVDAVIAKVTAELPVDGRLVMHGYSQGAGMASRAALLGRHAVSAVMLLGGDIPPELGDLARMRAVHIGRGERDRLYSQKRFEADIIRLRQAGLDPAMTLFRGGHGPTGEYFEAAGRFLAEMEFV
- a CDS encoding CIA30 family protein, with product MLVCDFKTTCLSWANVDDVVMGGVSDSAMRLNPDGGATFSGNLSLENSGGFASVRTVLEHRNYDGFAGFRIRVKGDGKRYSFRARNDDRFDGVVYKFDFDTVPDEWMEIELPFSAFVPTFRGRTLVDVPPLDSANIAQIGLLISNKQEGVFRLEVDRIEAYRA
- the mazG gene encoding nucleoside triphosphate pyrophosphohydrolase → MTHEEQQSIEALKESVLNHNAVTPAEHFERVVNLVQVLRSECPWDRKQTPESLAHLLLEESYELIHAIDAGDDPELKKELGDLFLHVCFQVLLADEAGKFSFIDVFEALCHKLISRHPHVFGSVKADTEEEVLGNWENLKMKEGRKSLLDGVPKAMSELLRAYRVQKKVAGVGFDWPSDEGVLDKLTEEIGELRNAASKQEREEEFGDLLFTIVNYSRFIDTNPEDALRKATNKFMDRFRKVEESVLSSGRSWPEFSADELDELWNEAKKGG
- a CDS encoding Fic family protein — protein: MKFESFIAGRWETRYQYKSFEPVPVNHEWSWEDPTINALLEQATRALGELNAFSLIVPDIDLFIEMHVVKEAQTSSKIEGTRTGIDEALLPEEQILPEKRDDWREVRNYIEAVNTAIESLTTLPLSNRLLKQTHSILMDGVRGERKQPGEFRIIQNRIGGSSLSDATFIPPHPEGVAELMSDLEKFWHNTQIVVPHLVRIAISHYQFETIHPFLDGNGRIGRLLIPLCLVSQGLLAKPSLYLSDFFERNRSSYYDALMKVRVSNDLIHWVRFFLNGVAQTATKGRDVFRQILALRTEVEHSLLSMGKRAPTARQALNLLYRKPIVSAADLEQAIHVSTPTANALIRTLIGKGILREITGQQRGRVYVFDRYLNLFLS